Proteins encoded by one window of Salvia splendens isolate huo1 chromosome 14, SspV2, whole genome shotgun sequence:
- the LOC121764502 gene encoding 3-ketoacyl-CoA synthase 19-like — METLTSLLLFLLLSLLPFLTFLLKRKPHSTCYILNYECYKPSEALKLDTSASCKVVLRNPNLGWEQYKFLLKTIVSSGLGEETYSPPSVVAGREADPSLPDSLQELDHIFYQTLDSLFAKSRVSPQEIDILVVNVSLLSPSPSLSSRIINRYKMRPDVKAFNLSGMGCSASLVAVDLVRHLFKVYGNALAVVVSTESLGPNWYRGVDKSMMLSNCLFRSGGCSMLLTNRSKFRDRAIFKLNHLVRTHFGANDEAHNCCIQVEDDDGHPGFRLTKKLTTAAAKVFVINLKVLLPKILPPWEIIRFFFVYLRSGKKKKKQLMETLGSAGGLNLKSGVDHFCIHPGGRAVIDGVGKSLGLSEYDLEPARMALHRFGNTSAGGLWYVLGYMEAKKRLKKGDRIMMISFGAGFKCNNCLWEVLRDLDDPNVWEDCIDRYPPKSLANPFAEKYGWINDECLSFVRIKDCVFSSCAS, encoded by the exons ATGGAAACCCTCACATCCcttctcctcttcctcctcctctccctccTCCCCTTCCTCACCTTCCTCCTCAAGAGAAAACCCCACTCCACCTGCTACATCCTCAACTACGAGTGCTACAAACCCTCCGAAGCCCTCAAGCTCGACACCTCGGCCTCGTGCAAGGTCGTCCTCCGCAACCCGAACCTCGGGTGGGAGCAGTACAAATTCCTCCTCAAGACCATCGTCAGCTCCGGCCTCGGCGAGGAGACCTACAGCCCTCCCAGCGTCGTCGCCGGAAGAGAAGCCGACCCCTCCCTCCCCGACTCCCTCCAAGAACTCGACCACATCTTCTATCAAACCCTAGACAGCCTCTTCGCCAAATCCCGGGTCTCGCCTCAGGAGATCGACATCCTCGTCGTGAATGTCTCCTTGCTCTCCCCCTCGCCCTCGCTGTCTTCGAGAATCATCAACCGGTATAAAATGCGGCCTGATGTCAAGGCGTTTAACCTCTCTGGCATGGGCTGCAGCGCCAGTCTCGTCGCGGTCGACCTCGTTCGCCACCTGTTTAAGGTTTATGGGAATGCGCTCGCTGTCGTCGTCAGCACCGAGTCTCTCGGCCCTAATTG GTATCGAGGTGTGGACAAATCGATGATGCTCTCAAACTGCCTATTCCGATCCGGTGGCTGCTCCATGCTTCTGACAAACCGGTCAAAATTCCGAGATCGAGCCATCTTCAAACTCAACCATTTGGTAAGAACGCACTTTGGAGCCAACGACGAAGCGCACAACTGCTGCATACAGGTCGAAGATGACGATGGCCACCCCGGTTTTCGTCTGACAAAGAAGCTTACCACCGCAGCTGCAAAGGTGTTTGTTATCAATCTCAAAGTTCTGTTGCCGAAAATCCTGCCGCCATGGGAGATTATCCGGTTCTTTTTTGTTTATCTCCGGTCgggtaagaagaagaagaagcagctTATGGAAACCCTCGGCAGCGCCGGCGGCCTTAATCTCAAGTCCGGTGTTGATCATTTCTGCATTCACCCTGGTGGCAG GGCTGTGATCGATGGAGTCGGGAAGAGCCTTGGGCTCAGCGAGTACGACCTTGAGCCGGCCCGAATGGCGCTACACCGCTTCGGCAATACCTCGGCCGGTGGGCTGTGGTACGTGCTCGGGTACATGGAGGCGAAGAAGCGGCTGAAGAAGGGCGACCGGATCATGATGATCAGCTTCGGAGCTGGCTTCAAGTGCAACAATTGTTTGTGGGAAGTTCTCAGAGACTTGGACGATCCGAATGTGTGGGAAGATTGCATCGATCGATACCCACCGAAGAGCCTCGCCAACCCCTTTGCTGAGAAGTACGGTTGGATCAACGACGAGTGTCTTAGCTTCGTTCGGATCAAGGATTGTGTGTTTTCGAGCTGTGCTTCTTGA